A DNA window from Vigna angularis cultivar LongXiaoDou No.4 chromosome 1, ASM1680809v1, whole genome shotgun sequence contains the following coding sequences:
- the LOC108330091 gene encoding protein DMP2: protein MIADSSSLNTPSPSASPPKSSGVTSSTLSSVGSLIKLLPTGTVFVFQFLNPVLTNSGECNASNKSLCAIFLVLCGFSCAFSSFTDSYTGTDKRRHYGIVSPKGLWPSPASDSVDLSSYKLKFGDLVHAVLSFSVFAVLGLLDTNTVNCFYPDFQSTQKRLLQVLPTAIGVVAGGLFMIFPNDRHGIGYPLTSDSNDTTPPNNPSGNA from the coding sequence ATGATTGCAGACAGTTCATCTTTGAACACTCCATCACCGTCGGCAAGTCCCCCAAAAAGCAGTGGTGTGACAAGCAGCACGCTCTCATCAGTTGGCAGCCTCATAAAGCTTCTCCCAACAGGCACAGTCTTCGTCTTCCAATTCCTCAACCCTGTTTTGACCAACAGCGGTGAATGCAACGCCAGCAACAAGTCCCTCTGCGCCATTTTCCTTGTGCTCTGTGGCTTCAGCTGCGCCTTTTCTTCCTTCACAGACAGTTACACAGGCACTGACAAGCGTAGGCACTATGGCATCGTAAGCCCCAAGGGACTCTGGCCTTCTCCGGCTTCCGACTCCGTTGACCTGTCAAGCTACAAACTCAAGTTTGGAGACTTGGTGCATGCTGTGTTGTCGTTTTCAGTGTTTGCAGTGTTGGGGCTTTTGGACACCAATACTGTGAACTGCTTCTACCCTGATTTTCAGTCAACTCAGAAGCgtcttcttcaagttcttccCACAGCTATTGGGGTAGTAGCGGGTGGGTTGTTCATGATCTTTCCCAATGATCGCCATGGAATTGGATACCCTTTGACCTCGGATTCCAACGACACCACTCCTCCCAACAATCCGAGTGGCAATGCCTAA